One part of the Ignavibacteria bacterium genome encodes these proteins:
- a CDS encoding short-chain dehydrogenase, translating into MDIQNKTVLVLGAWGLVGNAVTRQLVPQKPRQIILTSLKQSEAEDEVIKLREEFPGLPQDYFVPWWGNIFVRNEFKDTDRFALLADAEKRRTLIKDVMEELDEEILKSSSIYQLVCKFKPDIIVDCINSATGIAYQDVYTTYRNIKKTIAAQPTVESLAEETEKLLCTLYIPQLIRHVQILYGSMREASTKIYIKIGTSGTGGMGLNIPYTHSEEKPSRVLLSKSSVAGAHTLLLFLMGRTPEGPITKEIKPTAAIAWKKIVFDEIKKRGLPIDILNIPLESAQKLNGKLKLKLDKPFDKTGETLKSVFIDTGENGTFSRGEFEAITGQGQMEFVTPEEIAEDVIYEIRGGNTGHDIINALDNATLEPSYRAGFLQHAAVEKLAELEEEHNVNSVAFELLGPPRLSKLLYEIDLLRRAAGTMKDTASEKPETLSSRCCELISKNEKLRNEILSIGIAILMPDGTSLLRGNEMKIPPYRGEDELEINEDSINHWAKDGWVDLRVSNMAVWQSRLNAIMAEAQSIPLHDTSSNHVRTKSYWNNFEKIDIGKVVSWIFIHEEKGMRMKS; encoded by the coding sequence ATGGATATTCAGAACAAAACCGTGCTCGTCCTGGGAGCATGGGGATTAGTAGGTAATGCAGTCACCCGTCAGTTAGTTCCACAAAAGCCCCGGCAGATAATTCTAACATCTCTCAAACAGTCGGAAGCCGAAGATGAAGTCATTAAATTAAGAGAGGAATTCCCCGGTCTTCCACAGGATTATTTTGTGCCGTGGTGGGGAAATATTTTTGTACGAAATGAGTTCAAGGATACCGACAGGTTTGCACTTCTCGCTGATGCCGAAAAGCGCAGAACACTCATTAAAGACGTAATGGAAGAGCTGGACGAAGAGATCTTAAAGAGCTCATCCATTTACCAGCTGGTCTGCAAGTTTAAGCCGGACATCATTGTCGACTGTATTAACTCGGCAACGGGAATAGCTTATCAGGACGTCTATACCACCTACAGAAATATCAAGAAGACCATAGCCGCTCAGCCAACGGTTGAATCGCTGGCCGAGGAAACAGAAAAGCTCCTCTGCACGCTTTACATACCGCAGCTAATCAGGCACGTGCAGATCCTCTACGGTTCAATGCGCGAGGCCAGCACAAAAATTTATATTAAAATAGGCACAAGCGGCACCGGCGGTATGGGCCTGAATATACCTTATACACACAGCGAGGAAAAACCCTCACGCGTTCTTTTAAGCAAATCCTCGGTTGCTGGCGCACATACGCTTCTTCTTTTCTTAATGGGAAGAACACCTGAAGGCCCCATTACAAAGGAAATTAAACCTACGGCTGCAATTGCATGGAAGAAGATCGTGTTCGACGAAATTAAAAAACGCGGACTGCCTATAGACATACTCAACATTCCGCTTGAATCGGCACAGAAGCTTAACGGAAAGCTTAAGCTGAAACTGGACAAACCCTTCGACAAAACAGGCGAGACACTTAAATCGGTCTTTATCGATACGGGTGAAAATGGGACCTTCTCAAGAGGTGAATTTGAAGCCATTACAGGGCAGGGCCAGATGGAATTTGTTACTCCTGAAGAAATTGCCGAAGACGTGATCTATGAGATCAGAGGCGGCAATACGGGACACGATATTATTAATGCCCTCGACAACGCTACACTTGAACCCTCATACAGGGCAGGCTTCCTGCAGCATGCGGCAGTTGAAAAACTGGCGGAGCTTGAAGAGGAGCATAATGTAAACAGCGTGGCATTTGAACTCCTGGGCCCGCCAAGACTTTCAAAACTGCTCTATGAAATCGATCTGCTGCGCCGGGCCGCAGGCACTATGAAGGATACCGCTTCGGAAAAACCTGAGACACTCTCATCCAGGTGCTGCGAACTGATTTCAAAGAATGAAAAGCTCAGAAATGAAATCCTTTCAATCGGCATTGCCATACTCATGCCCGACGGCACATCGCTTCTGAGAGGAAATGAAATGAAAATTCCGCCTTACAGGGGTGAAGATGAGCTTGAAATCAATGAAGACTCAATTAATCATTGGGCAAAAGACGGATGGGTTGATCTAAGAGTATCAAATATGGCCGTATGGCAGTCGAGGCTTAACGCCATAATGGCAGAGGCACAGAGTATTCCTTTGCATGATACGAGTTCAAATCACGTCAGGACCAAATCGTACTGGAATAACTTTGAGAAAATTGACATCGGCA